Proteins from a single region of Streptomyces spectabilis:
- a CDS encoding anthranilate synthase family protein, producing MHLSDLLTDDRPFALLRRRTPGRDHAVVEVLRGPVTTYERLADLPEGLALVPFRQIRERGFDVTDDGTPLAVLTPDETYELPLEQALTELPGHDVRVTGHGFDVSDDAYAEIVGRVLREEIGGGEGANFVIRRTYEGEIPGFGRADALALFRRLLEGERGAYWTFVVHTGDRALVGASPEVHVRMSGGTVVMNPISGTYRYPAEGPSVEGLLRFLDDAKETEELSMVVDEELKMMCTVGDMGGVVVGPRLKEMAHLAHTEYELRGRSSLDVREVLRETMFAATVTGSPVQNACRVIERHEAGGRGYYAGALALVGRDAGGAQTLDSPILIRTADIAADGRLRVPVGATLVRGSDPAGEVAETHAKAAGVLAALGVRPGRPRAQGTRPALADDPRVRAALDGRRAGLAPFWLRMQEAARELSGHALVVDGEDTFTAMLAHVLRSAGLGVTVRRYDEAGLRAAVLGHAGPVVLGPGPGDPSDAADPKMRLLRGLTAELLRERRGPVLGVCLGHELIAAELGLDIVRKDVPYQGAQTTIDLFGRAETVGFYNSFAARCDDDAELELAAHGIEVSRDRTTGEVHALRGPGFASLQFHPESVLSLRGAAVVRELLGQAAGPAGTSTFSERRPAT from the coding sequence ATGCACCTCTCCGACCTCCTGACCGACGACCGTCCCTTCGCCCTCCTGCGGCGCCGCACCCCGGGCCGCGACCACGCCGTGGTGGAGGTGCTCCGCGGCCCCGTGACCACGTACGAGCGGCTCGCCGACCTCCCGGAGGGGCTCGCGCTCGTGCCGTTCCGGCAGATCAGGGAGCGCGGCTTCGACGTCACGGACGACGGCACGCCGCTGGCCGTGCTCACCCCCGACGAGACGTACGAACTCCCTCTTGAACAGGCCCTGACGGAGCTTCCCGGGCACGACGTGCGGGTCACGGGGCACGGCTTCGACGTGAGCGACGACGCGTACGCGGAGATCGTCGGCCGGGTGCTCCGCGAGGAGATCGGGGGCGGCGAGGGCGCCAACTTCGTGATCCGGCGTACGTACGAGGGCGAGATCCCCGGCTTCGGGCGGGCGGACGCCCTCGCGCTGTTCCGCAGGCTCCTGGAGGGCGAGCGGGGCGCGTACTGGACGTTCGTCGTGCACACCGGGGACCGGGCGCTGGTCGGGGCGAGCCCGGAGGTGCACGTGCGGATGTCCGGCGGGACCGTCGTGATGAACCCGATCAGCGGGACCTACCGCTACCCGGCCGAGGGGCCGTCGGTCGAAGGCCTGCTGCGCTTCCTCGACGACGCCAAGGAGACCGAGGAGCTGTCGATGGTCGTCGACGAGGAGCTCAAGATGATGTGCACGGTCGGCGACATGGGCGGCGTGGTGGTGGGGCCGCGCCTGAAGGAGATGGCGCATCTGGCGCACACGGAGTACGAGCTGCGCGGCCGCTCGTCGCTGGACGTGCGGGAGGTGCTGCGCGAGACGATGTTCGCGGCGACGGTGACCGGTTCGCCGGTGCAGAACGCCTGCCGGGTGATCGAGCGCCACGAGGCCGGGGGGCGCGGCTACTACGCCGGTGCCCTGGCGCTCGTCGGCCGGGACGCGGGCGGGGCGCAGACCCTGGACTCGCCGATCCTGATCCGCACCGCCGACATCGCCGCGGACGGCCGGCTTCGGGTGCCGGTCGGCGCCACCCTGGTGCGCGGCTCGGACCCGGCCGGTGAGGTGGCCGAGACCCATGCGAAGGCGGCGGGGGTGCTCGCGGCCCTCGGGGTGCGCCCCGGGCGGCCGCGGGCACAGGGCACGCGGCCCGCGCTCGCCGACGACCCCCGGGTGCGGGCGGCGCTCGACGGGCGGCGGGCGGGGCTCGCGCCGTTCTGGCTGCGGATGCAGGAGGCGGCGCGGGAGCTGTCGGGGCACGCCCTGGTGGTGGACGGCGAGGACACGTTCACGGCGATGCTCGCGCACGTGCTGCGGTCGGCGGGCCTCGGCGTGACCGTGCGGCGCTACGACGAGGCGGGCCTGCGCGCCGCGGTGCTCGGCCACGCCGGGCCCGTGGTCCTCGGCCCCGGCCCCGGCGACCCGTCCGACGCGGCGGACCCGAAGATGCGGCTGCTGCGCGGGCTCACGGCCGAACTGCTCCGGGAGCGGCGCGGCCCGGTGCTCGGCGTGTGCCTGGGCCATGAGCTGATCGCGGCGGAGCTGGGCCTGGACATCGTCCGCAAGGACGTCCCGTACCAGGGCGCGCAGACGACGATCGACCTGTTCGGGCGGGCCGAGACCGTCGGCTTCTACAACAGCTTCGCGGCGCGCTGCGACGACGACGCGGAGCTGGAGCTGGCCGCGCACGGCATCGAGGTGAGCCGGGACCGGACGACGGGCGAGGTGCACGCGCTCCGGGGGCCCGGCTTCGCCTCGCTCCAGTTCCACCCGGAGTCGGTGCTGTCCCTTCGGGGGGCCGCGGTGGTGCGCGAGCTGCTCGGTCAGGCCGCCGGGCCCGCGGGCACCAGCACGTTCTCGGAGCGGCGGCCCGCGACGTAG
- a CDS encoding lysophospholipid acyltransferase family protein: MKFSIGGPLKLAFRPWVEGLENIPAEGPAILASNHLSFSDSFFLPAVLDRKVTFIAKAEYFTTPGIKGRMTAAFFKGVGQLPVDRSGARGAGEAAIKSGIEVLERGELFGIYPEGTRSPDGRLYRGKPGGLARVALATGAPVIPVAMIDTEKIQPPGKVVPKLMRPGIRIGEPLDFSRYQGMEGDRFVLRAVTDEVMYEIMKLSGQEYVDVYATAAKRQIQEAAKAEKEAAKDLARAQKAEAQKAEAEKAEAEKAAAEKLEAE, from the coding sequence ATGAAGTTTTCCATCGGAGGGCCCCTGAAGCTCGCCTTCAGGCCCTGGGTGGAAGGCCTCGAGAACATTCCCGCCGAGGGCCCCGCCATCCTGGCCAGCAACCACCTGTCGTTCTCGGACTCCTTCTTCCTGCCCGCGGTCCTGGACCGCAAGGTCACCTTCATCGCGAAGGCCGAGTACTTCACCACCCCCGGCATCAAGGGCCGGATGACGGCCGCCTTCTTCAAGGGCGTCGGCCAGCTCCCGGTGGACCGCTCCGGCGCGCGCGGCGCGGGCGAGGCCGCGATCAAGAGCGGCATCGAGGTCCTGGAGCGCGGCGAGCTGTTCGGCATCTACCCGGAGGGCACCCGCTCGCCCGACGGCCGCCTCTACCGCGGCAAGCCCGGCGGCCTCGCGCGCGTGGCCCTCGCCACCGGCGCGCCCGTCATCCCCGTGGCGATGATCGACACGGAGAAGATCCAGCCGCCCGGCAAGGTCGTGCCCAAGCTGATGCGCCCCGGCATCCGCATCGGCGAGCCGCTGGACTTCAGCCGCTACCAGGGCATGGAGGGCGACCGCTTCGTCCTGCGCGCGGTCACCGACGAGGTCATGTACGAGATCATGAAGCTCTCCGGCCAGGAGTACGTCGACGTGTACGCCACCGCCGCGAAGCGTCAGATCCAGGAGGCGGCCAAGGCGGAGAAGGAAGCCGCCAAGGACCTCGCGCGCGCCCAGAAGGCCGAAGCCCAGAAGGCCGAGGCCGAGAAGGCGGAGGCCGAGAAGGCCGCAGCGGAGAAGCTCGAAGCCGAGTAG
- the macS gene encoding MacS family sensor histidine kinase, which translates to MAKRERVMRMSVEQPLWRALTGYRVLTMLYAIALFVAAHDDFARPWVAFAYFAVLAVWTLATLPKVANAASCTKRFLAVDLAVALTGILLTRAADAAERISDGGPTLPSIWTAGAVLAFAIKGGWRWAAFASLLVGVANVVQRGAFSRDTVHNVLLVCIASIAIGYVVEVARASERTLARALEIEAATRERERLARDIHDSVLQVLAMVQRRGTAIGGEAAELGRMAGEQEVALRSLVAGGLVPASRVCEDATLGAVVRVVDEPDEASAEDGPRDLRTLLTPYAGSKVTLSEPGAPVPLAPHAARELAAAVGAALDNVRRHAGTGARAWILVEDEPDAVIVTVRDDGPGIPEGRLAQAEGEGRLGVALSIRGRLRDIGGTAELISVPGQGTEVELRVPKGARGKAEART; encoded by the coding sequence ATGGCCAAGCGCGAGAGAGTCATGAGGATGTCGGTCGAGCAGCCGCTGTGGCGCGCGCTGACCGGGTACCGGGTCCTGACGATGCTGTACGCCATCGCCCTGTTCGTCGCCGCGCACGACGACTTCGCCCGGCCCTGGGTCGCCTTCGCCTACTTCGCGGTGCTCGCCGTCTGGACCCTCGCCACGCTGCCGAAGGTCGCGAACGCCGCGAGCTGCACCAAGCGCTTCCTCGCCGTCGACCTCGCGGTCGCCCTCACCGGCATCCTGCTGACCCGGGCCGCCGACGCGGCCGAGCGGATCTCCGACGGCGGCCCGACGCTGCCCTCCATATGGACCGCGGGCGCCGTACTCGCCTTCGCGATCAAGGGCGGCTGGCGCTGGGCGGCCTTCGCCTCGCTGCTCGTCGGCGTCGCGAACGTCGTGCAGCGCGGCGCGTTCAGCCGCGACACCGTCCACAACGTCCTGCTCGTCTGCATCGCCTCCATCGCCATCGGCTACGTGGTGGAGGTGGCACGCGCCTCCGAGCGGACCCTCGCCCGGGCCCTGGAGATCGAGGCCGCGACCCGCGAGCGCGAGCGCCTCGCCCGCGACATCCACGACAGCGTCCTCCAGGTCCTCGCCATGGTGCAGCGCCGGGGCACGGCGATCGGCGGCGAGGCGGCCGAGCTCGGCCGGATGGCGGGCGAGCAGGAGGTCGCCCTGCGCTCGCTGGTCGCGGGCGGCCTGGTACCGGCCTCGCGCGTCTGCGAGGACGCCACGCTCGGGGCCGTCGTCCGCGTCGTCGACGAGCCGGACGAGGCGTCGGCCGAGGACGGACCGCGCGACCTGCGGACGCTCCTGACGCCGTACGCCGGGTCGAAGGTCACCCTGTCGGAGCCCGGCGCCCCGGTGCCGCTCGCCCCGCACGCGGCCCGGGAGCTCGCGGCGGCCGTCGGCGCCGCCCTGGACAATGTGCGCAGGCACGCGGGGACCGGAGCCCGGGCCTGGATCCTGGTCGAGGACGAACCGGACGCCGTGATCGTCACCGTCCGGGACGACGGACCCGGCATCCCGGAGGGGCGGCTCGCACAGGCCGAGGGGGAGGGGCGGCTCGGCGTCGCCCTGTCGATCCGCGGCCGGCTGCGGGACATCGGCGGCACGGCCGAGCTGATCTCGGTACCGGGCCAGGGAACGGAAGTGGAACTACGCGTCCCGAAGGGCGCGCGGGGGAAGGCGGAAGCACGGACATGA
- a CDS encoding class II 3-deoxy-7-phosphoheptulonate synthase, whose translation MTVNAKTSASAGNTWRNLPAAQQPEYPDAEALRDVIADLESYPPLVFAGECDQLRARLGAVAKGEAFLLQGGDCAEAFDAVSADHIRNKLKTLLQMGAVLTYAASVPVVKVGRIAGQYSKPRSKPTETRDGVTLPTYRGDSVNGFAFTEEARVPDPERLKRMYNASASTLNLVRAFTTGGYADLRQVHAWNQDFVKSSPSGQRYEQLAREIDNALNFMRACGTDPEEFKTVEFFASHEALLLDYESALTRVDSRTGDLYDVSGHMVWIGERTRQLDGAHIEFASKIRNPIGIKLGPTTTAEEALQYIERLDPEREPGRLTFIARMGADKVRDKLPELVEKVTASGATVAWITDPMHGNTYEAASGHKTRRFDDVLDEVKGFFEVHKALGTHPGGIHVELTGDDVTECVGGGDEIFVDDLHQRYETACDPRLNRSQSLDLAFLVAEMYRDQ comes from the coding sequence GTGACCGTGAACGCTAAGACCAGCGCGAGCGCTGGCAACACCTGGCGCAACCTGCCCGCGGCGCAGCAGCCCGAGTACCCCGATGCCGAGGCTCTGCGCGATGTGATCGCGGACCTCGAGTCGTATCCCCCGCTCGTCTTCGCGGGCGAGTGCGATCAGCTGCGCGCCCGGCTGGGAGCCGTCGCCAAGGGCGAGGCGTTCCTGCTCCAGGGCGGCGACTGCGCCGAGGCCTTCGACGCGGTGTCCGCCGACCACATCCGCAACAAGCTCAAGACCCTCCTCCAGATGGGCGCCGTGCTCACCTACGCGGCCTCCGTGCCGGTGGTGAAGGTCGGCCGGATCGCCGGTCAGTACTCCAAGCCGCGCTCCAAGCCCACCGAGACCCGCGACGGCGTGACGCTGCCGACCTACCGCGGCGACTCGGTGAACGGCTTCGCCTTCACCGAGGAGGCCCGCGTCCCGGACCCCGAGCGCCTGAAGCGGATGTACAACGCCTCCGCGTCGACGCTCAACCTGGTCCGCGCCTTCACCACCGGCGGCTACGCCGACCTGCGCCAGGTGCACGCCTGGAACCAGGACTTCGTGAAGTCCTCCCCCTCCGGCCAGCGCTACGAGCAGCTCGCCCGCGAGATCGACAACGCGCTGAACTTCATGCGGGCCTGCGGCACGGACCCGGAGGAGTTCAAGACGGTCGAGTTCTTCGCCTCCCACGAGGCGCTGCTGCTCGACTACGAGTCGGCGCTGACCCGCGTCGACTCCCGCACCGGCGATCTGTACGACGTCTCCGGCCACATGGTGTGGATCGGTGAGCGCACCCGCCAGCTCGACGGCGCGCACATCGAGTTCGCCTCCAAGATCCGCAACCCGATCGGGATCAAGCTCGGCCCGACGACCACGGCCGAGGAGGCGCTCCAGTACATCGAGCGCCTCGACCCCGAGCGCGAGCCCGGGCGTCTGACCTTCATCGCCCGCATGGGCGCGGACAAGGTCCGCGACAAGCTTCCCGAGCTGGTCGAGAAGGTCACCGCGTCCGGCGCGACGGTCGCCTGGATCACCGACCCGATGCACGGCAACACCTACGAGGCGGCCTCCGGCCACAAGACCCGCCGCTTCGACGACGTGCTCGACGAGGTCAAGGGCTTCTTCGAGGTCCACAAGGCCCTCGGCACCCACCCCGGCGGCATCCACGTGGAGCTGACCGGCGACGACGTCACGGAGTGCGTGGGCGGCGGCGACGAGATCTTCGTCGACGACCTGCACCAGCGCTACGAGACGGCCTGCGACCCGCGTCTGAACCGCAGCCAGTCCCTGGACCTGGCCTTCCTGGTCGCGGAGATGTACCGGGACCAGTAG
- a CDS encoding DUF2867 domain-containing protein: protein MSVTGVVRNEHERIVEAPAGAVGALLDRLSAPDDPVFPTPAWPAMTFDGPLAVGAVGGHGPVRYRVAAYEPGRRVRFDFTDPSGGFHELTVEPLGERRCRVRHVLETRPKGLERILWPTVIRPVHDTLVEELLDNVERATTGTCPRPARWTPRVRLFNRLTWPRAETVDWPEGARLIRTAVDRPGYRDAYRMPLLPGLPRDPDAWTGVLRGFPVLAREGGEVLMDVQVKGLTAWGSILVDEQYVTLSTAVRTDTVRGRLYWSVVRLGHPFLARLTLRRTHRALALAAPSAAERAVSVPSHFVSG from the coding sequence GTGAGTGTCACGGGTGTCGTACGCAATGAGCACGAGCGGATCGTCGAGGCTCCGGCCGGTGCGGTGGGGGCCCTGCTCGACCGCCTTTCCGCGCCGGACGACCCGGTCTTCCCCACCCCCGCCTGGCCCGCGATGACCTTCGACGGCCCGCTCGCCGTCGGCGCCGTCGGCGGCCACGGCCCGGTCCGCTACCGCGTGGCGGCGTACGAGCCCGGTCGCCGGGTCCGCTTCGACTTCACCGACCCGTCGGGCGGATTCCACGAACTGACCGTCGAGCCGCTGGGGGAGCGCCGCTGCCGCGTGCGGCACGTCCTGGAGACCCGCCCGAAGGGCCTGGAGCGGATCCTGTGGCCCACGGTGATCCGGCCGGTGCACGACACCCTGGTCGAGGAGCTCCTGGACAACGTGGAGCGCGCCACGACGGGCACCTGCCCCCGCCCCGCCCGCTGGACGCCCCGCGTCCGACTGTTCAACCGGCTCACCTGGCCCCGCGCGGAAACCGTCGACTGGCCCGAGGGCGCCCGCCTGATCCGCACCGCCGTCGACCGCCCCGGGTACCGGGACGCGTACCGCATGCCCCTCCTCCCCGGCCTGCCCCGCGACCCCGACGCCTGGACCGGCGTCCTGCGCGGCTTCCCGGTCCTGGCCCGCGAGGGCGGAGAGGTGCTCATGGACGTCCAGGTCAAGGGGCTGACCGCCTGGGGTTCGATCCTGGTCGACGAGCAGTACGTCACCCTGAGTACAGCCGTGCGGACCGATACCGTGCGCGGACGCCTCTACTGGAGCGTGGTCCGCCTCGGACACCCCTTCCTGGCCCGGCTGACACTGCGGCGCACGCACCGGGCGCTCGCGCTGGCCGCTCCGAGCGCGGCGGAGCGCGCGGTGTCTGTCCCGTCTCACTTTGTGAGCGGGTGA
- a CDS encoding response regulator, with amino-acid sequence MSEQHKEPTERDATDPVKVMVVDDHPMWRDAVARDLGESGFDVVATAGDGEQAVRRARAAAPDVLVLDLNLPLKPGVQVCKELVGANPALRVLVLSASGEHADVLEAVKSGATGYLLKSASTDELIDAVRRTAVGDAVFTPGLAGLVLGEYRRLASEPASAAADEPGAPRLTDRETEVLRLVAKGLSYKQIAERLVISHRTVQNHVQNTLGKLQLHNRVELVRYAIERGLDTDDA; translated from the coding sequence ATGAGCGAACAGCACAAGGAACCGACGGAGCGGGACGCCACGGACCCGGTCAAGGTCATGGTCGTCGACGACCACCCGATGTGGCGCGACGCCGTCGCCCGCGACCTCGGCGAGTCCGGCTTCGACGTGGTGGCCACCGCGGGCGACGGCGAGCAGGCGGTGCGCCGCGCCCGCGCCGCCGCCCCCGACGTCCTCGTCCTCGATCTGAACCTGCCCCTGAAGCCCGGCGTCCAGGTGTGCAAGGAACTCGTCGGCGCCAACCCGGCCCTGCGCGTCCTCGTCCTGTCCGCGAGCGGCGAGCACGCCGACGTCCTGGAGGCGGTCAAGTCCGGCGCCACCGGCTATCTGCTGAAGTCCGCGTCCACCGACGAGCTGATCGACGCGGTCCGCCGCACGGCCGTCGGCGACGCCGTCTTCACCCCCGGCCTCGCGGGCCTGGTCCTCGGCGAGTACCGCCGCCTCGCCTCCGAGCCCGCGTCCGCGGCCGCCGACGAGCCGGGCGCCCCGCGCCTGACCGACCGCGAGACCGAGGTCCTCCGCCTGGTCGCCAAGGGCCTGAGCTACAAGCAGATCGCCGAGCGCCTCGTCATCTCCCACCGCACGGTCCAGAACCACGTGCAGAACACCCTCGGCAAGCTCCAGCTCCACAACCGGGTGGAGCTCGTGCGGTACGCGATCGAGCGCGGCCTCGACACGGACGACGCGTGA
- a CDS encoding 2-hydroxyacid dehydrogenase: MEILAFGVQADERPLIEKAFAPHHDIRCLDVFLTEDTAPIAAGYEVISTSVNAILDNRVLQTLAAGGTQMIAQRSTGFNNIDLQVAERLGLTVARVSSYSPYSVAEFAWTLAMAVNRRIVRASNRTRDFDFRLDGLMGRDLRGRTVGVLGTGKIGEAFTRIAHGFGMNLLGWDVAENPACVQLGMKYVDKDQLLAESDLISLHVPLLPATRHLIGAAALRAMKDDAILVNSSRGGLIDTEALVAELRAGRFTGVGLDVYEAEAGLFFLDKSLEVVEDDTLARLVTFPNVVVTSHQAYYTEDAVGQIIEATLANVLDYVAGRRSENVLVPAGPAA; the protein is encoded by the coding sequence GTGGAGATTCTCGCCTTCGGCGTCCAGGCAGACGAGCGCCCCCTCATCGAGAAGGCCTTCGCCCCGCACCACGACATCCGCTGCCTGGACGTCTTCCTCACCGAGGACACCGCCCCCATCGCCGCCGGCTACGAGGTGATCTCCACCAGCGTCAACGCGATCCTCGACAACCGCGTCCTGCAGACCCTCGCCGCCGGCGGCACCCAGATGATCGCCCAGCGCTCGACCGGCTTCAACAACATCGACCTCCAGGTCGCCGAGCGCCTGGGCCTCACCGTCGCCCGGGTCTCGTCCTACTCCCCGTACTCCGTGGCGGAGTTCGCCTGGACCCTGGCGATGGCCGTGAACCGCCGCATCGTCCGCGCCAGCAACCGCACCCGGGACTTCGACTTCCGCCTCGACGGCCTGATGGGCCGGGACCTGCGCGGCCGCACCGTCGGCGTCCTCGGCACCGGCAAGATCGGCGAGGCCTTCACCCGGATCGCGCACGGCTTCGGCATGAACCTGCTCGGCTGGGACGTCGCCGAGAACCCCGCCTGCGTCCAGCTCGGCATGAAGTACGTCGACAAGGACCAGCTCCTCGCCGAGTCCGACCTGATCAGCCTGCACGTACCGCTGTTGCCCGCGACCCGGCACCTGATCGGCGCCGCCGCCCTGCGCGCCATGAAGGACGACGCGATCCTCGTGAACTCCAGCCGCGGCGGCCTCATCGACACCGAGGCCCTCGTCGCCGAGCTGCGCGCGGGCCGCTTCACCGGCGTCGGCCTCGACGTCTACGAGGCCGAGGCCGGGCTCTTCTTCCTGGACAAGTCCCTGGAGGTGGTCGAGGACGACACCCTGGCCCGCCTCGTCACCTTCCCGAACGTGGTGGTCACCTCGCACCAGGCGTACTACACCGAGGACGCCGTCGGACAGATCATCGAGGCCACGCTCGCCAACGTCCTGGACTACGTCGCGGGCCGCCGCTCCGAGAACGTGCTGGTGCCCGCGGGCCCGGCGGCCTGA
- a CDS encoding TetR/AcrR family transcriptional regulator has product MDMAQRQRRTTPAKPRLTARDWADAALVAIGEGGLAAVAVEPLAVRLGTTKGSFYWHFANRDALIEAALDRWAERHTEDTISEVEAEPDVRRRIRLLFAEAIGSAAADPLEVALLATASDPRVTAALRRVTERRVAYVAGLFAQLGFPGPEARRRGLLAYTVYLGHAQLGHAVPSVLPGESDFGAYLDEALDVLMVR; this is encoded by the coding sequence ATGGACATGGCGCAACGGCAGCGGAGAACGACCCCGGCGAAGCCCCGGCTCACCGCGCGGGACTGGGCGGACGCGGCGCTCGTCGCGATCGGCGAGGGCGGGCTCGCGGCCGTCGCCGTGGAGCCCCTCGCGGTCCGCCTCGGCACCACGAAGGGCAGCTTCTACTGGCACTTCGCCAACCGCGACGCGCTCATCGAGGCCGCCCTCGACCGCTGGGCGGAGCGCCACACCGAGGACACCATCAGCGAGGTCGAGGCGGAGCCGGACGTGCGGCGGCGCATCCGGCTGCTGTTCGCCGAGGCCATCGGCTCGGCCGCCGCCGACCCGCTGGAGGTGGCGCTGCTCGCGACCGCGTCGGACCCGCGGGTCACGGCGGCCCTGCGGCGGGTGACCGAGCGCCGCGTCGCGTACGTCGCCGGGCTCTTCGCCCAGCTCGGCTTCCCGGGCCCGGAGGCGCGCCGCCGGGGCCTGCTCGCGTACACCGTCTATCTGGGCCACGCCCAGCTCGGGCACGCGGTGCCCTCGGTGCTGCCCGGCGAGAGTGACTTCGGTGCGTACTTGGACGAGGCGCTCGACGTGCTGATGGTGCGCTAG
- a CDS encoding 6-phosphofructokinase, producing MRVGVLTGGGDCPGLNAVIRGVVRKGVQAYDYEFVGFRDGWRGPLEGDTVQLDIPAVRGILPRGGTILGSSRTNPLKAENGIRRIKENLAKLEVEALIAIGGEDTLGVAARLTDEYGVPVVAVPKTIDNDLSATDYTFGFDTAVGIATEAIDRLHTTAESHMRVLVVEVMGRHAGWIALHSGLAGGANVILIPEQRFDVDQVCAWVTSRFKASYAPIVVVAEGAMPRDGDMVLKDESLDSFGHVRLSGVGEWLAKQIEKRTGKEARTTVLGHVQRGGTPSAFDRWLATRFGLHAIDAVRDGDFGKMVALRGTDIVRVPIAEATAKLKTVDPALYQEVGVFFG from the coding sequence ATGCGGGTCGGAGTTCTGACCGGAGGCGGCGACTGCCCCGGACTCAATGCCGTCATCCGGGGCGTCGTCCGCAAGGGCGTGCAGGCGTACGACTACGAGTTCGTCGGCTTCCGCGACGGCTGGCGCGGCCCCCTGGAGGGCGACACCGTCCAGCTCGACATCCCGGCCGTCCGCGGCATCCTGCCCCGCGGCGGCACCATCCTCGGCTCCTCACGCACCAACCCCCTGAAGGCCGAGAACGGCATCCGGCGGATCAAGGAGAACCTCGCCAAACTGGAGGTCGAGGCGCTCATCGCGATCGGCGGCGAGGACACCCTCGGCGTCGCCGCGCGCCTCACCGACGAGTACGGCGTGCCCGTCGTCGCCGTGCCCAAGACCATCGACAACGACCTGTCCGCCACGGACTACACCTTCGGCTTCGACACCGCCGTCGGCATCGCCACCGAGGCCATCGACCGGCTGCACACCACCGCCGAGTCGCACATGCGCGTCCTGGTCGTCGAGGTGATGGGGCGCCACGCGGGCTGGATCGCGCTGCACTCCGGGCTCGCGGGCGGCGCCAACGTCATCCTCATCCCCGAGCAGCGCTTCGACGTCGACCAGGTCTGCGCGTGGGTGACCTCCCGGTTCAAGGCCTCGTACGCGCCGATCGTGGTCGTCGCCGAGGGCGCCATGCCGAGGGACGGCGACATGGTCCTCAAGGACGAGTCCCTCGACTCCTTCGGGCACGTGCGGCTCTCCGGCGTGGGGGAGTGGCTGGCCAAGCAGATCGAGAAGCGCACCGGCAAGGAGGCCCGCACGACGGTCCTCGGCCACGTCCAGCGCGGCGGCACGCCCAGCGCCTTCGACCGCTGGCTGGCCACGCGCTTCGGCCTGCACGCGATCGACGCCGTCCGGGACGGCGACTTCGGCAAGATGGTCGCGCTGCGCGGCACGGACATCGTCCGCGTCCCCATCGCGGAGGCCACCGCCAAACTGAAGACGGTCGACCCGGCCCTCTACCAGGAGGTGGGAGTCTTCTTCGGCTGA
- a CDS encoding trp operon leader peptide codes for MFAQSTRFWWWPALPAAH; via the coding sequence ATGTTCGCGCAGTCGACCCGCTTCTGGTGGTGGCCCGCTCTTCCGGCGGCCCACTGA
- a CDS encoding alpha/beta hydrolase, which translates to MPVLPGAEPYRHEGGEVGVLLCHGFTGSPQSLRPWAEYLAERGLTVSLPLLPGHGTRWQDMQVTGWQDWYAEVDRELRLLLERCTEVFVFGLSMGGALSLRLAAKHGDAVRGVVLVNPANKVHGLAAHALPVARFLLPTTKGIASDIAKDGSEEIGYDRVPLHAAHSMRRFFRLVDGELPQVTQPLLLLHSPNDHVVPPADSARILSRVSSTDVTEILLEQSYHVATLDHDADRIFEESYGFIGRLAPSAGKEGTATGG; encoded by the coding sequence GTGCCGGTCCTCCCCGGAGCCGAGCCGTACCGCCACGAGGGCGGCGAGGTCGGCGTCCTGCTGTGTCACGGTTTCACCGGATCCCCCCAGTCGCTGCGCCCCTGGGCGGAGTATCTGGCGGAGCGCGGCCTGACCGTGTCCCTGCCGCTGCTGCCAGGACACGGCACCCGCTGGCAGGACATGCAGGTCACGGGCTGGCAGGACTGGTACGCGGAGGTGGACCGCGAGCTGCGCCTGCTCCTCGAGCGCTGCACGGAGGTGTTCGTCTTCGGGCTCTCCATGGGCGGCGCCCTGTCGCTGCGGCTCGCGGCCAAGCACGGCGACGCGGTGCGCGGCGTCGTCCTCGTCAACCCGGCGAACAAGGTGCACGGCCTGGCGGCGCACGCCCTGCCCGTCGCCCGCTTCCTGCTGCCCACCACCAAGGGCATCGCGAGCGACATCGCCAAGGACGGCTCGGAGGAGATCGGGTACGACCGGGTGCCGCTGCACGCCGCGCACTCGATGCGCCGCTTCTTCCGCCTCGTGGATGGCGAACTGCCCCAGGTCACCCAGCCGTTGCTGCTCCTGCACAGCCCGAACGACCACGTGGTGCCGCCCGCCGACTCCGCCCGGATCCTCAGCCGCGTCTCGTCCACGGACGTCACGGAGATCCTGCTGGAACAGAGCTACCACGTCGCGACGTTGGACCACGATGCGGACCGGATCTTCGAGGAGAGCTACGGATTCATCGGCCGGCTCGCCCCCAGCGCAGGCAAGGAAGGGACGGCCACCGGTGGCTGA